The following are encoded in a window of Egibacteraceae bacterium genomic DNA:
- a CDS encoding class I SAM-dependent methyltransferase gives MVVDAQRWDRQYAEHDPPTFEDPSAQVAEEVLHLPPGRALDLAGGRGRHAIPLAERGWDVTAVDFSQQALRQGGELAAQRGVTVQWVHADLESWDPPASAFELVLIAYLQVDTAVLAAVLSRAAGAVAPGGRLVAVGYGQDASGPTQAGPSEPARRYDLAVATAAVGPLVVERAELVERTIERAEGSRVAVEAVVRAVRPAVTP, from the coding sequence GTGGTCGTTGACGCGCAGCGTTGGGACCGCCAGTACGCCGAGCACGACCCCCCCACCTTCGAGGATCCCAGCGCCCAGGTGGCCGAGGAGGTTCTGCACCTGCCCCCGGGCCGGGCACTGGACCTCGCGGGCGGGCGCGGTCGGCACGCGATCCCGCTGGCCGAACGGGGCTGGGACGTCACCGCCGTCGACTTCTCCCAGCAGGCCCTGCGGCAGGGCGGGGAGCTCGCGGCCCAGCGGGGCGTCACGGTGCAGTGGGTCCACGCGGACCTGGAGTCCTGGGACCCGCCCGCGAGCGCCTTCGAGCTGGTGCTCATCGCCTACCTCCAGGTGGACACCGCAGTGCTCGCCGCCGTGCTCAGCCGGGCCGCGGGTGCCGTGGCACCTGGCGGTCGTCTGGTCGCCGTGGGCTACGGGCAGGACGCGTCCGGACCGACCCAGGCGGGTCCGTCCGAACCCGCACGGCGGTACGACCTCGCGGTCGCCACGGCCGCCGTCGGCCCTCTCGTGGTCGAGCGGGCCGAGCTGGTCGAGCGCACCATCGAGCGTGCGGAGGGCAGCCGGGTCGCCGTCGAGGCAGTGGTGCGTGCCGTGCGCCCGGCGGTGACCCCATGA
- a CDS encoding methylmalonyl-CoA mutase family protein yields MTPDDLRRLADEWERRSAATPERDAAFTTLSDVPVPALVGPHVYSPDFSRIGFPGLYPFTRGVYPSMYRGRPWTIRQFAGFGSVEDTNQRYHDLLQAGQHGLSVAFDMPTLMGRDSDEPQSEGEVGHCGVAVDTLADMERLFDGIPLGDITTSMTINAPAVVIFAMYCVAAERQGFAPAALGGTLQTDIFKEYIAQKEWLFPPPPHLRLIGDLMAFTTEHMPRYHPLSVSGYHIREAGSTAAQELAFTLAAGFSYVELGQARGLDLDVFGPRLSFFFDAHIDFFEEIAKFRAARRIWARWLRSRYGATDDKAMLMRFHAQTAGVSLTAQQPDNNVVRTAIEALAAVLGGTQSLHTNALDEVLALPSEHAARVALRTQQVIAEETEVANTVDPLGGSWFVEWMTDRVEADAEAYLARILEQSPDGTVTGGMLRGIESGWFMAEIADAAFRYQQQVEKGEKRIVGVNVHTDTVEDDQLEILRISADMERDQRAKLASYRDRRDGDATVRALERLRAAAATDDNLIPVIMDAVRAAATLGEICAALKDVFGTYAEPPVI; encoded by the coding sequence ATGACCCCCGACGACCTTCGGCGCCTCGCCGACGAGTGGGAGCGCCGCAGCGCCGCCACCCCTGAACGCGACGCGGCCTTCACGACGCTCTCGGATGTCCCGGTGCCGGCGCTGGTGGGTCCGCACGTCTACTCCCCGGACTTCTCGCGGATCGGCTTTCCCGGCCTGTACCCGTTCACACGGGGGGTCTACCCGTCGATGTACCGCGGACGGCCCTGGACGATCCGGCAGTTCGCGGGGTTCGGCAGCGTCGAGGACACCAACCAGCGCTACCACGACCTCCTGCAGGCCGGGCAGCACGGCCTCAGCGTGGCCTTCGACATGCCGACCTTGATGGGGCGGGACTCCGACGAGCCGCAGAGCGAGGGGGAGGTGGGCCACTGCGGCGTCGCGGTGGACACCCTCGCGGACATGGAGCGCCTGTTCGACGGTATCCCGCTCGGCGACATCACCACCTCGATGACCATCAACGCCCCGGCGGTGGTGATCTTCGCCATGTACTGCGTGGCCGCCGAACGCCAGGGGTTCGCCCCGGCCGCGCTGGGGGGCACGCTGCAGACCGATATCTTCAAGGAGTACATCGCCCAGAAGGAGTGGCTCTTCCCCCCCCCGCCGCACCTGCGCCTCATCGGCGACCTGATGGCGTTCACCACCGAGCACATGCCCCGCTACCACCCGCTCTCGGTCTCGGGTTACCACATCCGCGAGGCCGGCTCCACGGCGGCCCAGGAGCTGGCGTTCACGTTGGCCGCGGGCTTCAGCTACGTCGAGCTGGGCCAGGCCCGGGGGCTGGACCTGGACGTCTTCGGTCCCCGGCTGTCGTTCTTCTTCGACGCCCACATCGACTTCTTCGAGGAGATCGCCAAGTTCCGCGCCGCCCGCCGCATCTGGGCCCGGTGGCTGCGCTCGCGGTACGGGGCGACCGACGACAAGGCGATGCTGATGCGCTTCCACGCCCAGACCGCCGGGGTCTCCCTCACGGCGCAGCAACCGGACAACAATGTCGTGCGCACGGCCATCGAGGCGCTCGCGGCGGTCCTGGGCGGCACCCAGAGCCTGCACACCAACGCGCTCGACGAGGTCCTCGCGCTACCGAGCGAGCACGCCGCTCGGGTCGCGCTGCGCACCCAGCAGGTCATCGCCGAGGAGACCGAGGTCGCCAACACGGTCGATCCCCTCGGGGGCTCGTGGTTCGTCGAATGGATGACCGACCGGGTCGAGGCGGACGCGGAAGCCTACCTGGCCCGCATCCTGGAGCAGTCGCCCGACGGTACGGTCACCGGCGGCATGCTGCGCGGCATCGAGTCGGGCTGGTTCATGGCGGAGATCGCCGACGCGGCGTTCCGCTACCAGCAGCAGGTGGAGAAGGGCGAGAAGCGCATCGTCGGGGTCAATGTCCACACCGACACCGTCGAGGACGACCAGCTGGAGATCCTGCGGATCTCCGCCGACATGGAGCGCGACCAGCGGGCGAAGCTCGCCAGCTACCGCGACCGCCGCGACGGTGACGCCACGGTGCGGGCGCTGGAGCGACTCCGCGCCGCCGCAGCAACCGACGACAACCTCATCCCGGTGATCATGGACGCGGTCCGAGCGGCAGCCACGCTGGGGGAGATCTGCGCCGCGCTGAAGGACGTCTTCGGCACCTACGCCGAGCCCCCGGTCATCTGA
- the pdhA gene encoding pyruvate dehydrogenase (acetyl-transferring) E1 component subunit alpha, translating into MSDVPADMAVPECLLVDGAVVREHPAYAGYLAELDEKDYRRLYRFMALARRLDTQAVNLGRQGQLAVYPPSRGQEAAQVGAAYALAGQDWIVPSYRELGMALVRDVPPEALLHLWRGTWHGTYAPDAHHFGLVSIPVGTQALHAVGFAMGARLDEADLVVLACIGDGATSEGDVHEAMNFASVYDAPCVFFVQNNQYAISVPVARQMHGPTIAHRAIGYGMPGYRCDGNDVLATYAVTRRAVDRARAGHGPSLVEAVTYRTEAHTTSDDPRRYRPPGELETWQGRDPITRFSAYLEREGLLGEDVRAEVDQEAELYARRVRDAVFDAPHGDPLELFEHVYVDPPTALAEQRALLAHELGEGPGG; encoded by the coding sequence ATGAGCGATGTGCCGGCCGACATGGCCGTGCCGGAGTGCCTGCTCGTCGATGGCGCCGTGGTCCGCGAGCACCCTGCGTACGCGGGCTACCTCGCAGAGCTCGACGAGAAGGACTACCGCCGGCTCTACCGGTTCATGGCGCTGGCCCGGCGACTGGACACCCAGGCGGTCAACCTCGGTCGCCAGGGGCAGCTCGCCGTCTACCCACCCTCCCGGGGCCAGGAGGCGGCGCAGGTGGGTGCCGCCTACGCGCTGGCGGGTCAGGACTGGATCGTCCCGTCCTACCGGGAGCTCGGGATGGCGCTGGTCCGCGACGTGCCACCGGAGGCCCTCCTGCACCTGTGGCGGGGCACCTGGCACGGCACCTACGCGCCCGACGCGCACCACTTCGGCTTGGTCTCCATCCCCGTCGGCACCCAGGCGCTGCACGCCGTCGGCTTCGCGATGGGCGCCCGTCTGGACGAGGCCGACCTGGTGGTCCTGGCCTGCATCGGTGACGGGGCGACCAGCGAGGGCGACGTCCACGAGGCGATGAACTTCGCGTCGGTCTACGACGCGCCCTGCGTGTTCTTCGTGCAGAACAACCAGTACGCGATCAGCGTGCCGGTGGCCCGCCAGATGCATGGCCCGACCATCGCGCACCGGGCGATCGGGTACGGCATGCCGGGCTACCGGTGCGACGGCAACGACGTGCTGGCGACCTACGCGGTGACGCGCCGGGCCGTGGACCGGGCGCGGGCCGGCCACGGGCCGTCCCTGGTCGAGGCCGTCACCTACCGCACCGAGGCCCACACCACCTCCGACGACCCCCGTCGCTACCGCCCGCCGGGCGAGCTCGAGACGTGGCAGGGCCGCGACCCGATCACCCGCTTCTCGGCGTATCTGGAACGCGAGGGGCTGCTCGGTGAGGACGTCCGCGCCGAGGTCGACCAGGAGGCCGAGCTGTACGCCCGGCGGGTACGCGACGCGGTGTTCGACGCACCACACGGCGACCCGCTGGAGCTGTTCGAGCACGTCTACGTCGACCCCCCCACGGCCCTCGCCGAGCAGCGGGCGCTCCTGGCCCACGAGCTCGGGGAGGGCCCTGGGGGCTGA
- the typA gene encoding translational GTPase TypA yields the protein MSAREDLRNVAIVAHVDHGKTTLVDAMLWQSGAFRANADVNERVLDSGDLEREKGITILAKNTAVRHGDVKINIIDTPGHADFGGEVERGLSMVDGVVLLVDASEGPLPQTRFVLRKALEAHLALVLVINKVDRPDARIAAVLDEVYELFLDLDATEGQIDFPIVYCNARAGQASLDPAVPGENLGPLFDTVLSAIPAPTYDPEHPLQALVTNLDASPYVGRLALCRIRHGTLRRGQPVAWCRVDGTTERVKITELYVTESLERVDAEEAGPGDIIAVAGLDEVTIGETLADADDPRPLPVITVDEPSLGMTLGINTSPLAGQDGKKLTARLLRNRLDAELVGNVSVRVLPTERPDTWEVQGRGELALAILVETMRREGFELTVGKPRVVTRDIDGVRHEPIERLSVDVPEDYLGVVTQLLGLRKGRLEQMTNHGSGWVRMEYLVPARGLIGFRTEFLTETRGTGLMHHVFDRFEPWHGDLRTRPTGSLVADRTGTTTGFALFNLQERGTLFLGPGMPVYEGMIVGENARSEDMDVNPTKEKKLTNVRASSSDDMVKLVPHRQLSLEQALEFIRVDEAVEVTPKAVRLRKAVLNVRERRRAS from the coding sequence ATGTCCGCACGCGAAGACCTGCGCAACGTCGCCATCGTGGCGCACGTCGACCACGGCAAGACCACCCTGGTCGACGCGATGCTCTGGCAGTCGGGGGCGTTCCGCGCCAACGCCGACGTGAACGAGCGGGTGCTCGACTCCGGCGACCTGGAGCGCGAGAAGGGCATCACGATCCTCGCCAAGAACACGGCGGTGCGCCACGGCGACGTGAAGATCAACATCATCGACACCCCCGGCCACGCCGACTTCGGCGGTGAGGTCGAGCGGGGTCTGTCGATGGTCGACGGCGTGGTCCTGCTCGTCGACGCGAGCGAGGGTCCTCTGCCCCAGACGCGCTTCGTGCTGCGCAAGGCGCTCGAGGCCCACCTGGCGCTCGTGCTGGTCATCAACAAGGTCGACCGTCCGGACGCGCGCATCGCGGCCGTGCTCGACGAGGTGTACGAGCTGTTCCTGGACCTGGACGCCACCGAGGGCCAGATCGACTTCCCGATCGTCTACTGCAACGCACGGGCCGGTCAGGCGTCGCTCGACCCTGCGGTCCCCGGCGAGAACCTCGGTCCGCTGTTCGACACCGTGCTCAGCGCCATCCCGGCCCCGACCTACGACCCCGAGCACCCGCTGCAGGCGCTGGTCACCAACCTCGACGCGTCGCCCTACGTGGGACGACTGGCCCTGTGCCGGATTCGTCACGGGACCCTGCGCCGCGGGCAGCCGGTCGCCTGGTGCCGCGTGGACGGCACCACCGAGCGGGTCAAGATCACCGAGCTGTACGTCACCGAGTCGCTCGAGCGGGTCGACGCCGAGGAGGCCGGGCCGGGCGACATCATCGCCGTCGCGGGCCTGGACGAGGTCACCATCGGCGAGACCCTGGCCGATGCCGACGACCCCCGGCCACTGCCGGTCATCACGGTGGACGAACCGAGCCTCGGGATGACCCTCGGCATCAACACGTCCCCGCTGGCCGGCCAGGACGGCAAGAAGCTCACGGCGCGCCTGCTGCGCAACCGGCTCGACGCCGAGCTCGTCGGCAACGTCAGCGTGCGTGTGCTGCCGACCGAGCGACCCGACACCTGGGAGGTGCAGGGACGCGGCGAGCTCGCCCTGGCCATTCTGGTGGAGACGATGCGCCGCGAGGGCTTCGAGCTGACCGTCGGCAAACCCCGGGTCGTGACCCGCGACATCGACGGGGTGCGCCACGAGCCGATCGAGCGCCTGTCGGTCGACGTGCCCGAGGACTACCTCGGCGTCGTGACCCAGCTGCTCGGGCTGCGCAAGGGACGCCTGGAGCAGATGACCAACCACGGCAGCGGCTGGGTGCGCATGGAGTACCTGGTGCCGGCACGCGGCCTGATCGGGTTCCGCACCGAGTTCCTCACCGAGACCCGCGGCACCGGCCTCATGCACCATGTCTTCGACCGGTTCGAGCCGTGGCACGGGGACCTGCGCACGCGCCCCACCGGCAGCCTGGTGGCCGACCGCACGGGGACCACGACGGGGTTCGCGCTGTTCAACCTGCAGGAGCGGGGGACGCTGTTCCTCGGCCCCGGCATGCCCGTCTACGAGGGCATGATCGTCGGGGAGAACGCCCGGTCCGAGGACATGGACGTCAACCCGACCAAGGAGAAGAAGCTCACCAACGTGCGCGCCTCCTCGTCCGACGACATGGTCAAGCTGGTCCCCCACCGCCAGCTGTCCCTCGAGCAGGCCCTCGAGTTCATCCGCGTGGACGAGGCCGTCGAGGTCACGCCCAAGGCCGTGCGGCTGCGCAAGGCCGTGCTGAACGTGCGCGAGCGGCGCCGGGCCTCCTGA
- a CDS encoding AI-2E family transporter — protein MTADPSAPAPPDTTGGRGDPRPLVRAGRVAWAAVGVLVLLVAAGVVVGQLSLVVIPLVLALFPAALLAPAARLLKRLGAPPALAALVTILGALLVLGAVVALLVPTVAAELPALTESARAGVDDLLRAAPFEVSGIGDVVDAAGEQLGETGNVADTAVQTATAVVHGVVGLLFGLVALFFYLKDGERIAAAIGDLLPDHTRVHAAAISRRVWTTLGRYFRGQLLVAAVDAVLIGLGLLLLGIPLAVPLAVLIFFGGLFPIVGAVTSGVVAVLVALADAGLATALIVLGLIVAVQQLESNVLEPVVLGKTLALHPLMVLLAITAGAVTLGVLGAFLAVPVAGSVARVVDYLRGRDGEDGEDGEDGEDGEDGEDGDGEDAPVSAMASSS, from the coding sequence ATGACCGCTGACCCCTCGGCTCCGGCCCCCCCCGACACCACCGGGGGGCGGGGCGATCCGCGTCCCCTGGTCCGAGCCGGTCGCGTGGCCTGGGCGGCGGTGGGTGTGCTGGTGCTGCTCGTCGCCGCCGGGGTGGTCGTCGGACAGCTGTCCCTGGTGGTCATCCCCCTGGTGCTCGCCCTGTTCCCCGCGGCGCTGCTCGCACCCGCCGCCCGTCTGCTCAAGCGCCTGGGCGCGCCCCCGGCGCTTGCCGCCCTCGTCACCATCCTCGGGGCGCTGCTGGTCCTGGGCGCGGTGGTCGCGCTGCTCGTCCCCACCGTGGCCGCCGAGCTGCCCGCCCTCACCGAGTCGGCCCGTGCAGGCGTCGACGACCTGCTCCGAGCCGCGCCCTTCGAGGTCAGCGGCATCGGGGACGTCGTCGACGCCGCCGGTGAGCAGCTGGGTGAGACCGGCAATGTGGCCGACACGGCGGTCCAGACGGCCACGGCCGTCGTCCACGGGGTCGTGGGGCTCCTGTTCGGCCTGGTCGCCCTCTTCTTCTACCTGAAGGACGGGGAGCGGATCGCGGCAGCCATCGGCGACCTCCTCCCCGACCACACCCGGGTCCACGCGGCGGCAATCAGCCGGCGGGTGTGGACCACCCTGGGCCGGTACTTCCGCGGCCAGCTGCTCGTCGCCGCGGTGGACGCCGTGCTGATCGGTCTGGGCCTGCTGCTCCTCGGCATCCCGCTCGCGGTGCCGCTGGCGGTGCTGATCTTCTTCGGCGGGCTCTTCCCGATCGTGGGTGCCGTGACCAGCGGCGTGGTGGCGGTACTCGTCGCGCTCGCCGACGCCGGCCTCGCCACCGCCCTGATCGTGCTGGGCCTCATCGTGGCCGTGCAGCAGCTGGAGAGCAACGTCCTCGAACCGGTGGTCCTCGGCAAGACGCTGGCCCTGCATCCCCTGATGGTGCTCCTGGCGATCACCGCCGGGGCGGTCACCCTCGGCGTCCTGGGGGCGTTCCTCGCCGTGCCCGTCGCGGGGAGCGTCGCACGGGTGGTGGACTACCTCCGCGGCCGCGACGGGGAGGACGGGGAGGACGGGGAGGACGGGGAGGACGGGGAGGACGGGGAGGACGGGGACGGGGAGGACGCGCCGGTCTCGGCGATGGCCAGCAGCTCGTAG
- a CDS encoding NfeD family protein has translation MHTSARSRSARRLVAAVALLLGVVVLSAGGARAQGATVLRAEIRGPITPVVAGHFTDAIGAAQDGGHAALVVELDTPGGLVTSTREMVQAALLAPVPVVVYVSPPGGGAASAGAVITFAAHVAAMAPGTNIGAATPVDAQGGEVIDKVVEDFAAYVAEIARERGRDVDFAVEAVREGRSAGATEAVEVGAVDLVAPNLTELLAEIDGTEVELVRSGGTRETVALATAGATTVDYELSWTRSILQTLANPQIAFLFMSIAPLAILYEFISPSGGVGLVVGGILLLLGLFSLAVLPVNFVGVALLLLAAALFAAELFAPGVGIFAVGGAVALVLGGLFLFPEASGVAIGLEVLVPIAAAVGVVALGIGRFAVRSQKSPLFSGQGGTMIGDTGVVRRADGETGQVWVSGALWRARSRSGPLERDTRVRVVEMAGLELIVEPAEADAGV, from the coding sequence GTGCACACCTCGGCCAGGTCCCGCAGCGCGCGCCGGTTGGTCGCCGCCGTCGCGCTGCTGCTCGGCGTCGTGGTGCTGTCCGCGGGCGGGGCCCGCGCGCAGGGCGCCACGGTGCTGCGCGCCGAGATCCGCGGGCCGATCACCCCGGTCGTCGCGGGACACTTCACCGATGCGATCGGTGCGGCGCAGGACGGCGGGCATGCGGCGCTGGTGGTCGAGCTCGACACACCGGGGGGGCTCGTCACGTCGACGCGGGAGATGGTGCAGGCCGCGCTGCTGGCCCCCGTGCCGGTGGTCGTCTACGTGTCCCCCCCGGGCGGTGGTGCGGCGTCGGCCGGGGCCGTGATCACCTTCGCGGCGCACGTCGCCGCCATGGCGCCCGGGACCAACATCGGCGCGGCGACCCCGGTGGACGCCCAGGGCGGTGAGGTCATCGACAAGGTGGTCGAGGACTTCGCCGCCTACGTCGCGGAGATCGCCCGCGAGCGCGGCCGCGACGTGGACTTCGCGGTGGAGGCGGTCCGCGAGGGCCGGTCGGCGGGGGCGACCGAGGCCGTGGAGGTCGGCGCCGTGGACCTGGTCGCCCCCAACCTCACCGAGCTGCTGGCCGAGATCGACGGCACCGAGGTCGAGCTGGTGCGCTCCGGAGGGACCCGTGAGACGGTGGCCCTCGCGACTGCGGGCGCCACCACCGTGGACTACGAGCTGTCGTGGACCCGCTCCATCCTGCAGACGCTGGCCAACCCCCAGATCGCCTTCCTGTTCATGTCGATCGCGCCGCTGGCGATCCTCTACGAGTTCATCAGTCCGTCGGGTGGGGTGGGGCTGGTCGTCGGCGGCATCCTGCTGCTGCTGGGGCTGTTCTCGCTGGCGGTCCTGCCCGTCAACTTCGTTGGTGTGGCCCTGCTGCTGCTGGCGGCCGCCCTGTTCGCCGCCGAGCTGTTCGCGCCCGGGGTCGGCATCTTCGCCGTGGGCGGGGCGGTCGCGCTGGTCCTCGGCGGGCTGTTCCTGTTCCCCGAGGCCAGCGGCGTCGCTATCGGCCTCGAGGTGCTGGTGCCCATCGCGGCCGCCGTGGGGGTGGTGGCGCTCGGGATCGGGCGGTTCGCCGTGCGCAGCCAGAAGAGCCCGCTGTTCTCCGGGCAGGGGGGCACCATGATCGGCGACACCGGGGTCGTGCGCCGGGCCGACGGCGAGACGGGCCAGGTCTGGGTCAGCGGGGCGCTGTGGCGCGCGCGCAGCCGCAGCGGGCCGCTGGAGCGCGACACCCGCGTGCGCGTCGTGGAGATGGCGGGCCTGGAGCTGATCGTCGAGCCGGCCGAGGCCGACGCCGGCGTCTGA
- a CDS encoding cupin domain-containing protein, producing the protein MPARPDALARCVGDVEAFLGTRWGRQPHHHRCPEGYADLLSLDDVDRLVTASGLRAPAFRLVRDGEPLPVGSYTRRARIGSRPVSDLADPGQVFGHFAEGATIVLQGLQRSWPPLAAFCRDLERVLTHPVQANAYVTPPVAAGLRIHADAHDVFALQTVGRKQWVTYTDADAAELDVSLEAGECLYVPQGVRHAARTTDRPSVHVTIGVRMVTWEQVLRGAVDAAIAEALDDTGHGSLPPGFAHDPAALVGDLADRLGAVAKRVEALDVAEAARAATDGFWSSRPASLTGQLHQVLALDAVDDATVVTRRAGSWCRVEERGDGVALVLADRTVRLPGRVAPAVAWVAAQDRFAVGDLGGHLDEEGRRVLVTRLVREALLMIES; encoded by the coding sequence GTGCCCGCACGCCCCGACGCGCTCGCCCGCTGCGTGGGCGACGTCGAGGCCTTCCTCGGCACGCGGTGGGGGCGGCAGCCGCACCATCACCGGTGCCCCGAGGGCTACGCCGACCTGCTGTCCCTGGACGACGTGGACCGCCTCGTCACGGCCTCCGGGTTGCGCGCACCGGCCTTCCGGCTGGTGCGCGATGGCGAGCCGCTGCCGGTCGGCTCCTACACCCGACGGGCCCGCATCGGCTCCCGGCCCGTCTCCGACCTGGCCGACCCCGGCCAGGTCTTCGGGCACTTCGCCGAGGGTGCCACCATCGTCCTGCAGGGCCTGCAGCGTTCCTGGCCTCCGCTCGCGGCGTTCTGCCGGGACCTCGAGCGCGTGCTCACCCATCCGGTCCAGGCCAACGCCTACGTGACCCCGCCGGTGGCCGCCGGCCTGCGCATCCACGCCGACGCCCACGACGTCTTCGCCCTGCAGACCGTCGGGCGCAAGCAGTGGGTGACGTACACCGACGCCGACGCGGCCGAGCTGGATGTGTCCCTGGAAGCCGGGGAGTGCTTGTACGTGCCCCAGGGTGTCCGTCACGCGGCGCGCACCACCGACCGCCCCTCCGTGCACGTCACCATCGGGGTGCGGATGGTGACCTGGGAACAGGTGCTGCGGGGCGCCGTGGATGCGGCGATCGCCGAGGCGCTTGACGACACCGGCCACGGCAGCCTGCCTCCCGGGTTCGCCCACGACCCGGCCGCGCTGGTCGGGGACCTGGCCGACCGGTTGGGCGCGGTCGCCAAACGCGTGGAGGCACTGGACGTCGCCGAAGCCGCCCGCGCGGCGACGGACGGGTTCTGGTCGTCGCGGCCGGCATCGCTCACCGGCCAGCTGCACCAGGTGCTGGCGCTCGATGCCGTGGACGACGCGACCGTGGTGACCCGACGGGCAGGGTCGTGGTGCCGCGTCGAGGAGCGTGGCGACGGCGTGGCCCTGGTGCTGGCCGACCGCACGGTGCGCCTGCCCGGCCGGGTCGCGCCGGCGGTCGCCTGGGTGGCGGCTCAGGACCGCTTCGCCGTGGGCGACCTCGGCGGGCACCTCGACGAGGAGGGCCGCCGGGTGCTGGTCACCCGTCTGGTCCGCGAGGCGCTGCTCATGATCGAGTCGTGA
- a CDS encoding DUF4916 domain-containing protein, producing the protein MSTSTQPGKAWLSEEEIARVRERMPIVYVEAVPVRVHHLGGVERVGLLLRNRPDGTISRAVVSGRVLFGETLREALWRNLSKDLGPESSPQLPPDPSPFTVAEYFPADARRTGFTDPRQHAVALAYLVPVQGECRPAEDTLELTWLSPAEAITPGVVAEMTGGQDRLVRLALAHAGCLP; encoded by the coding sequence GTGTCGACGTCGACCCAACCCGGCAAGGCATGGTTGTCCGAGGAGGAGATCGCGCGGGTGCGCGAGCGCATGCCGATCGTGTACGTCGAGGCCGTGCCGGTCCGGGTCCACCATCTGGGCGGGGTGGAGCGGGTCGGGTTGCTGCTGCGCAACCGGCCGGACGGCACCATCAGCCGGGCGGTCGTGTCGGGGCGGGTCCTGTTCGGTGAGACGCTGCGCGAGGCCCTGTGGCGCAACCTGTCGAAGGACCTCGGTCCGGAGTCGTCACCGCAGCTGCCGCCGGACCCGTCGCCGTTCACCGTCGCCGAGTACTTCCCCGCCGACGCCCGCCGCACCGGCTTCACCGACCCCCGCCAGCACGCGGTCGCCCTGGCCTACCTCGTGCCGGTGCAGGGCGAGTGCCGACCGGCGGAGGACACCCTCGAGCTGACGTGGCTGTCCCCTGCCGAAGCGATCACCCCCGGCGTGGTCGCGGAGATGACCGGCGGGCAGGACCGCCTGGTCCGCCTCGCGCTCGCGCACGCCGGCTGCCTGCCCTAG
- a CDS encoding PP2C family protein-serine/threonine phosphatase, with protein MGSAVGSEDTSTGERALAGLLESSHYAAPEEMASLVAHHAGELGAQEAVMYLVGFEQRLLVPLPGDGVPQREAISVDHTLGGRAFRTIEVMRREVGDGLRLWVPMLNGTARVGVLELVLPCADTLTEGRARAFAGLVATLVITKGLYGDVFTLTRRTEPMSLAAEMQWELLPPLTFSDGRVTISGVLEPSHRVAGDTFDYALNDGCLHLLVIDAMGHGFEATLMATVVIGVYRHARRRGLTLPETYAAMDDAINRQFGLDQFVTGQLAELDTATGQLRWLNAGHPPPLLTRGQHVIGGLSCEPTLPIGFGGAVVEVVEYQLEPGDRLVFVTDGVLEARAPDGDFFGEARLGDQLLRATMADEPAPETVRRLTSAVMEHQDGPLRDDATVVLVEWSGRERTSPLTIGRSWPRPPA; from the coding sequence GTGGGCAGCGCGGTCGGGTCCGAGGACACGAGCACGGGCGAGCGGGCCCTCGCCGGGCTGCTCGAGAGCTCCCACTACGCGGCACCGGAGGAGATGGCGTCCCTCGTCGCCCACCACGCCGGCGAGCTCGGGGCTCAAGAGGCGGTCATGTACCTCGTGGGCTTCGAGCAGCGGCTCCTCGTCCCACTGCCCGGCGACGGCGTCCCCCAGCGCGAGGCCATCTCGGTGGACCACACCCTCGGCGGCCGGGCCTTTCGCACGATCGAGGTGATGCGCCGCGAGGTCGGCGACGGGCTACGCCTGTGGGTCCCCATGCTGAACGGCACCGCCCGGGTTGGGGTCCTGGAGCTGGTCCTGCCGTGCGCCGACACGCTCACGGAAGGGCGCGCCCGCGCGTTCGCGGGGCTGGTGGCGACCCTGGTGATCACCAAGGGCCTCTACGGCGACGTCTTCACCCTCACCCGCCGAACCGAGCCGATGTCGCTGGCGGCGGAGATGCAGTGGGAGCTGCTGCCCCCGCTGACCTTCTCCGACGGCCGGGTCACCATCAGCGGGGTTCTGGAGCCGAGCCACCGGGTGGCGGGCGACACCTTCGACTATGCACTGAACGACGGGTGCCTGCATCTGCTCGTCATCGACGCGATGGGCCATGGCTTCGAAGCGACCCTGATGGCCACGGTGGTCATCGGCGTGTACCGCCATGCCCGCCGGCGCGGCCTGACCCTGCCCGAGACGTACGCGGCCATGGACGACGCGATCAACCGCCAGTTCGGCCTCGACCAGTTCGTGACCGGGCAGCTCGCCGAGCTGGACACGGCCACCGGACAGCTGCGCTGGCTGAACGCCGGTCATCCCCCGCCCCTGCTGACCCGGGGACAGCACGTGATCGGTGGGCTGTCGTGCGAGCCGACCCTGCCGATCGGCTTCGGCGGGGCGGTCGTCGAGGTCGTGGAGTATCAGCTTGAGCCCGGCGACCGACTGGTGTTCGTCACCGACGGCGTCTTGGAGGCACGCGCCCCGGACGGCGACTTCTTCGGGGAGGCCCGTCTAGGCGACCAGCTGCTGCGGGCGACCATGGCAGACGAGCCGGCGCCGGAGACCGTGCGGCGGCTGACGAGCGCGGTCATGGAGCACCAGGACGGACCGTTGCGCGACGACGCCACGGTCGTCCTGGTGGAGTGGAGCGGACGCGAGCGCACCAGCCCCCTCACGATCGGCCGTTCGTGGCCCCGTCCGCCTGCTTGA